CGCACGATTGCGCTGCTGTTAGCTTATGACGGCACCGATTTTGCCGGGTCGCAATGGCAAACTGACATCCGAACTGTGCAGGGTGCCCTGGAGTCGGCATGGGAAGCGTTGACGCAAGAGCGGCGTCGGATTGTGCTGGCAGGCCGAACCGATGCCGGAGTTCACGCGACTGGTCAGGTCGCTCACGTCCAGACCACAACGCGCCACAATTTACAAACAATCTGGCGCGGTTTGAACGCTCACCTGCCGGTTGACCTGGCCATTCAGAATGTCGGGGAAGCAGTACCAGATTTTCACGCTCGCTTTAGTGCGATCCAGCGTGAGTATCGTTACCTGATAGACTGTGCAGCAGCGCCGTTGCCACAACTTCGCCATCAAGTCTTGCACTACGCAGGTACACTTGATGTGGCGGCAATGACGGCAGCGCTCAAATTGCTGGAGGGAACGCACGATTTTGCTGCATTTACAACAGCAACGCCTGCCCAACGTTCTACCGTTCGCACCATGTATTGGACGCGGGTTGGGGATTATGAATGGTTTGAGCGGCGTTTACTGGCTATCGAAGTAGCGGCAAATGCATTCCTCCAGCATATGGTGCGGATGATCGTCGGTACGCTCTTGCTGGTTGGGCGTGGGCGGATGACCGTCGATCAGTTTGGAGAGGTGTTGGCGAGTCGGGATCGCCGCCTGGCTGGTCCAACGGCGCCGGCTCACGGCTTAACATTAACGGCAGTACGCTATCCGCCTGGCCTGATCCGCTGGGTGGAACCTTCAAAACGGCAAAATGGCACGACGAAGGTCGAACAGCCTTCGTCCTACGTACACGAGGAATAGGTGCTGTGAAGACCTATCATCAAAAACCAACAGAAGTGCAGCGTGATTGGTATGTCATCGATGCGAGTGGTAAGGTGCTCGGTCGGCTGGCAACACAGATCAGTACACTGCTGCGCGGCAAGCACAAACCAACTTTCACGCCGTCAATTGACGGTGGTGATTTCGTGATCGTGGTGAACGCTGAGAAGATCGTATTGACCGGACGCAAACCGGATCAAAAAATCTACTACCGCCACACCGGTTATCCGGGTGGTATCAAGGCGACACCGTACAAAATGATGCTGGCAAAGCATCCTGACCGCATTCTGCGCCTCGCGGTGAAGCGCATGTTGCCAAAAAACCGCATGGGTCGCCGATTGCTAAGTAAGCTGCGCATCTACGCCGGGCCGAACCACCCGCACGCGGCGCAGCAACCAAAACCCTATATCCCACGCTGGTAAGGTTGTGGGTCGCTGAGTGGGAAACAATTGCGTTCCGTGTGCAGATTATGAAGTAGCACCATCGTGGTGCACAGGTGGTGAGGAGAAGGAATGGAAGGCAAGCGCTATTATCAGGGCACCGGCCGCCGCAAGACTGCGGTGGCACGGGTACGCCTCTTCCCCGGTAGTGGGGATTTTATCGTCAATGGGAAAAAGCCGGAGGAGTACTTCGGCCGTCGTGAGCTGTTCCAGCACGAACTTCGCTTACCACTGGTGTTGACGAATCACCTCAACACCTTCAATGTGCTGGTAAAAGTGAAGGGTGGCGGCATTTCAAGCCAGGTTGGCGCTGTTCGCCATGGCATTGCTCGTGCGTTACTGGACTATGATAGCGAATTGCGGCCAACGCTCAAGCAGGCTGGCCTGCTGACCCGCGACCCACGAATGAAAGAGCGGAAGAAGGTCGGTCTCAAGCGTGCGCGCAAGGCGCCCCAGTACACCAAGCGTTAAACGGTGCGTGTCAGGGAATGCTGTAGAAGGCAGACGGTTTGCAGAACAACCGTCTGCCATCCGTTATATACTGCGACGGCAAGATGCGAGTCATTACCGGCAAAGCTAAAGGGCATCGCTTAAAAGCACCGAAAGGACTGGGTACACGCCCGATGCTTGATCGGGTAAAGGAAGCACTCTTTTCAGTGCTGGAAGGGTATGGCCCAATCCGTGGGTCGGTGCTCGATCTGTATGCTGGTACGGGATCGCTCGGCATCGAATGTCTGTCACGTGGTGCTGATAGTGCTGATTTTGTCGAACGAAATGCCCATGTTTGCTCAATTATTGCCGATAACTTGCGGCATACTCGTTTCGAGCAGCAAGGCCATATCTACCATATGCCGGTAGATCGCTTTCTTCATCGGCAGCGTGGCATTGGACGCTATGATATAATCATCATGGATCCTCCATACGCTGATCCGACAATCGAGGCGACAATGCAACTCGTTGCGAGCAGTGGCGTCGGCAAGGAAGGGAGCTTGTTAATTGTCGGGCATTCACCCCGTGTTGAACTGGATGATGACTACCCTGGTCTGCACCGAATCAAATTTCGACGACTGGGTGATTCGTGCTTTTCGATCTACGAATTGACATCCATGAACACGTCCGAAACACAACAGTAACCTATGCGCATCGCTATTTACCCTGGCAGCTTCGATCCGGTTACGTATGCTCACCTCGACATTGCCCGTCGTGCAACACGAATTTTTGATCGTGTGATCATGGCGGTATTTGATCGACCCCAGAAGCGGTTGCTCTTTTCCACAGCCGAGCGCTTGCAACTGTTACAGGCTGTAACTGCCGATCTGGTGAACGTTGAGGCAACCAGCTATGAGATGCTTACCGTTGAGTTTGCCCGCCAGGTTGGGGCTTGTGCCATTGTTCGGGGACTGCGTGCCGGCAGTGACTTTGAAGCCGAGTTTCAGATGGCTCAGGTCAATCAGACGATTGATCCGAATATCGAAGTCGTTGTCTTGATGGCTGGACGCCAGTTTGCCCACATTAGCTCCACAGCAGTACGGGAAATGGCCAGCCTTGGACGTGATCCGGTTGAGTTTACGCCGCCGGTTGTTGTGGCAGCTTTACGGGAGAAATTCGCACAGAGGGGGTGATCGCCATCGAACTGGATGATTTGATTGACGAGTTAGAAGAGGTGATCGCTGCCGGGATCCGCCTCCCCCTCAGTGGTGGGCGAACGTTGATCGATGAGACGCGGGTACTCGAGATTATCGATCAGATGCGCACCGTTATTCCCGAAGAGATTCGGCGTGCTCGTCGGATTATTGCTGAGCAAGAGCAACTGCTCGCGACAGCGCAAGCCCGTGTCCAGGAGGTGTTAAGCGAGCGGGGT
This genomic window from Chloroflexus aurantiacus J-10-fl contains:
- the truA gene encoding tRNA pseudouridine(38-40) synthase TruA; the protein is MRTIALLLAYDGTDFAGSQWQTDIRTVQGALESAWEALTQERRRIVLAGRTDAGVHATGQVAHVQTTTRHNLQTIWRGLNAHLPVDLAIQNVGEAVPDFHARFSAIQREYRYLIDCAAAPLPQLRHQVLHYAGTLDVAAMTAALKLLEGTHDFAAFTTATPAQRSTVRTMYWTRVGDYEWFERRLLAIEVAANAFLQHMVRMIVGTLLLVGRGRMTVDQFGEVLASRDRRLAGPTAPAHGLTLTAVRYPPGLIRWVEPSKRQNGTTKVEQPSSYVHEE
- the rplM gene encoding 50S ribosomal protein L13 — protein: MKTYHQKPTEVQRDWYVIDASGKVLGRLATQISTLLRGKHKPTFTPSIDGGDFVIVVNAEKIVLTGRKPDQKIYYRHTGYPGGIKATPYKMMLAKHPDRILRLAVKRMLPKNRMGRRLLSKLRIYAGPNHPHAAQQPKPYIPRW
- the rpsI gene encoding 30S ribosomal protein S9; the protein is MEGKRYYQGTGRRKTAVARVRLFPGSGDFIVNGKKPEEYFGRRELFQHELRLPLVLTNHLNTFNVLVKVKGGGISSQVGAVRHGIARALLDYDSELRPTLKQAGLLTRDPRMKERKKVGLKRARKAPQYTKR
- the rsmD gene encoding 16S rRNA (guanine(966)-N(2))-methyltransferase RsmD — its product is MRVITGKAKGHRLKAPKGLGTRPMLDRVKEALFSVLEGYGPIRGSVLDLYAGTGSLGIECLSRGADSADFVERNAHVCSIIADNLRHTRFEQQGHIYHMPVDRFLHRQRGIGRYDIIIMDPPYADPTIEATMQLVASSGVGKEGSLLIVGHSPRVELDDDYPGLHRIKFRRLGDSCFSIYELTSMNTSETQQ
- the coaD gene encoding pantetheine-phosphate adenylyltransferase, translating into MRIAIYPGSFDPVTYAHLDIARRATRIFDRVIMAVFDRPQKRLLFSTAERLQLLQAVTADLVNVEATSYEMLTVEFARQVGACAIVRGLRAGSDFEAEFQMAQVNQTIDPNIEVVVLMAGRQFAHISSTAVREMASLGRDPVEFTPPVVVAALREKFAQRG